TGTAAATGCAATtatatcataaaaaaaaactagaTTTATCACATCGGGTTCAATACATTGATATTACTACTGCAATAGTTTATCTTTGTAACTGAATTATACTCCCTACACCCGTCAACCTCGACGGTATCGTCTCATAACGTCGATTTTCCCACTTCGTCATTTATGATATCAACGCTGGGCATCGTAGTGTGATATACCGCATTTATAAAGTAAAACGTAGAACGATTATTGAGTTGTACATCATATGTTGACGTCATTTACGGTATGTTGAAATAGTATATAGCAGCAAGTGAAACCGCAGAAGTTGATTTCATTCTCCATACATTCATTCTCAAATACGAATTGTAATTGTAAAAAGACAATTAAATATTCGCATTTTTACAAGATTCAGCATTTCCTATATTAATTTGgaataaatctttttttgaccACATTTTTTTCCAGTTGTCATACTCGTTTCTCTAAATAAACTATCAATATGTCTGCTCCTTACAAAAACTTGGATCGCGATACTAAGCACACTCATCCCAAATTGAATGAGACCGAACGAAACTTGAATCGTGGTTGGGGCGATGTGAAGAAGGAGGAGTTGTATGAGGATTTGGCTCAGAGTGATGCTGACAAGCAACTTGCTGAGGATAAGATGGAAACAAAATACGAGAAAAGCAAGCCTGCCCCCTCCGACTAGAAGAAGTGCATTCAATTAACAAACTAAGTATAATCAACAATTACTAAAATTCTACGCTTAATTCGTGATGCCTTTTTTTGATCGATGATTTCATGCCTCATGACTTTTagataccaaaaaaaatgttaatgaCTAATGAAAGAACACCTTAAATCTtatatgaaaatgaatttttgcCCAAACGTAATATTAAAACTATACTAAGTGGATGTCGCACACGTATGTGTATTTAATAGTATCGCCAGTGTAAACTCTGACCAGCACGACAGATTAGTAAGTTTACAGCTTGTCAATCCATGAATTTAAGCAAACTGAAGggatatatatatgtatatgtACAATATGTATATGTGTTCCCATCAAAATCTGTATTGTAGGCTTAAAACTGTCGGCACAAATGTAACAAATGGTCTATAAAATTTacacaattttttcaactatAATCTAGCATAAATGGATTTAAAtgtataatatttttctttattaattaatattttatccTCATTAAACAGAAAACACACACATACACACTATGTATGTATCCTTTTATAATCATCAAATATCATTAGGGTAAATTCACCATATACATTATACACCCAAGATGTCTTCGTCTCCGGTCTGCTTTTGTACTCCTGCGACAACAGGAAAAGACAAATCAATACGAAATCAAGCACTGGAAAAGATAAACACATGAATGATTCAGAATTCAACTCGAGAGGCAAGATGCACATGGTGCTCAtaaagtttaaaaaaaatagcatGACGATAAATTAGCACATAAAGACAAgggaaaaagaagaaacagaaACAATAAAGCGAACGGGTTTAATGAACTTTGCGGAAGTATTTTCTCCAAGCTTCAGCAATTGGGTTAGGTACAGTTTGCTCTCTTAACGTTTCAAACTCATCGGCAGATTGACTACCAACGGATTTTTGCAGAGCTTCTGTATCAGTCGTATTACCACCATTGCCGTAATATGTTCGactattaaaaaactgGTTATCATGCTCTAAGCTTCTCCTACCTTGAGGGCCATGTGAGCGAGAGCGATATTGTTCGCAAAATTCATCTGCCGAGGCTCTTGAGCCGTGTCGTTGCAGAGTGCAATTGCGCCAACGACGAGGAGGAGAAGTTGAAAGCTGTCCTTCTGAGGATTGATTTTGTCCCTCGAAATGTACGTTAGCAGGCTCTGATGAAGCTTGCATCGTGAAGACAAGAACGGAAGTtgtgaaaaataaaaaaataaactaaaaaaagatgttttGATCGATCCACTAAGCGTTTGCTATTAGTTGGTATCGAATGAAATCAATAAGATGTAAAGGAGGACTAGAGGATACACTGAGCCTATTGGGAGGAATCAGCGTTCACGGAATACAACGGAAGAGTAAGAGTGATTCGACAAAAATCTGAAGCTAAGCAAAAATCTGGTTAGCATGAAAACAATGGgaacaacaacaaaaaaaacaaaatttagaCAGCTTAACAAACAATTCTCAACCACTAACTTAATTAAACAAACTGATTAATCAACTAACTAGGCAGCTTGTTCGTTTTTGCTTCCTACGGTTTGTCAACCATCCATCCACACTTACCAAAGCCGAATCAAGAGATCAACGAGTTGCTTTTGTAAAACAACAAGCAATtgtatttccttttttttttgtaaaaaagcTAGGCGGCGCAAAAACAATCGTTCTTAATGTTAAGTTTCCGCAAGCCAGATAGATAatgtaacaaaaaaaaacaatatatatatcttttatatttatatatatttatatacaaaCACAGAAAGTAATAGATATAGATCGATAGTGTATACGATATGCGACGCAGCAACAATCGAATATCAGAGTATCGCTTTCTTTTATAGGATCAAATAAGTGTATCAAACAGACACTGAAgtgaaataaatattacaCTTGTTAAGGGTGAGTGGTTTGATCGTACTAAGTCAAATCGATTCTAAAGTATACGATGGTGAATTGAAGATGGATGGAACAAGCCTTCCTAAGTTCCAGCATATCTTTTTATAACCTTTACGTAACTACGACAtgagaaaaattaatttgcCTCATTGCTAGGAtacctttttctttgactCATCATCGATCGCCACTGCCACCATATTAACCTTGACTTGCTACAGTGAAGGATTACGAAGAACGAAGAATTGTAATTGTCGCATGACGAAAGCActtccttctttttgcGAATGTAATGTCTGCTTCATACTGAAGTCTATGGAATTGGTAATCCCCTTTCCTCTTAACCCTTCGTAGCAAAGTGAAGTGCTGTGTTGCAATGAAGCTTGTTGGAACTGCAATGCAAAGCAATTAAATGCGTTAGCATTCTATCGCAAACACTATTCAATCATCGAAGTGTTCAGAGAAGAAAGGAAGGAGACTTGACTGATATACTTTTACGATTGACACACTTTTGCAATCGACTGAAGAAATTTCCTTATGAGCAAGCGCACCTGTAAAAAGTAAGTACCTAAGCAACAAGTCGTCCTTCTCAATCATAGAATCACAGCTTCGGGCCCTTTCGACTTGTTTTATGaagatttttcttctttttcatgtgaaagtaaattttcataCACTCGTCAGTCTTTCTCTAGTTGTTGTAccttgttctttttttttttttttttttttgaatttgtaCATCTACCCTCATCTCCACCCTTTGCAACATGTCATGCAAGTACAACGATTAAGGGATACTAAAACACTTTCCAGTAACTAACAAACACATTTTCATACTCATATATTATCCATTAATTGCTGTTACGTATGGGCGGCACAATATCACTTACATCTCATGAATTAGCGACATGAATGTGGAGAAGCTTGGGGAAAAAGAATGCGACAAACCTTCCTACAACGTAGCCGTTTATTTTCATAGGAATAGATAGAAAtagaatttattgaaacattcttcatttgaaaatggGTTTTCAACAGACTTGGTATTCTACCTTTACAAacttattatattttcttctttattgCTCCATTTGTTATATTCACCAGCCCCAATTTGATGTAACGCATTTCGCAGTTCCTTTCTGCACCCTACTGTTCTTTACGGTACATCACTCTTATTGTTAGCTACGCAGTTCGGTATCTGTTTACCGATACATATT
Above is a genomic segment from Schizosaccharomyces pombe strain 972h- genome assembly, chromosome: III containing:
- the smp4 gene encoding protein Smp4, coding for MSAPYKNLDRDTKHTHPKLNETERNLNRGWGDVKKEELYEDLAQSDADKQLAEDKMETKYEKSKPAPSD